The Clostridia bacterium genome segment GGTCCAGCTCATGCAGGGAATGGACCACCAGGCCGCCAAAGGCAGCAACGGTCACTGCCAATACCACCAGGAACAGAGTTAAGGAACCCCGCATCCACTTGCCTCCCCCGCCATGGATTGACTTCAGGTTACATTATTCCCTAAAGCAGGCAATTAATGCGGCCGCCAACTTTCGCAGACTGTGATTGAAATCACTGCCAACCCGGCCAAAAACAGGTATAATCTACTTAAGTATAGGAGGTGCGGAGGATGAATTTAATTGGTAACTGCCAGACCACGGCCATGGGCATCCTGCCCCATACGGATGTGCAGCAGGCGCTGGCGTTGGCCCTGTCCCTGGATATTCCTTTTTGGCCCCAACTGCCCCGGGTCAGCTACCTGGAAGACATGTACGTCCAAGCAGCCCACGGCTTTCCCGGGATTAGAATTGATGCAGCCGCCCGGACGGTGACCGTCGACACCGACGCCTTTTACGCGGAATTAGAGCACTATGTGGCCCACTTTGAAGACCCCGACTATTTCCGGTTGACTGAGGAGCAATCATTGGTCTACCATGCCTTCTTGGCCCAGGACTTGTCTAAATACACCTACATCCGGGGGCAGCTCATCGGCCCGGTGAGCTTTGGTTTGAAAATTATCGACCCTACTTTTACCCCTCTCATTTATCACGATGAAATGCGGCAGTTCTTATTCGACTTCTTTGCCAAAAAGATCACAGTACAGGTGGAAGAATTGCGCCGCCTTCATCCCCGGGCTTTCGTCTGGGTGGATGAACCGGGACTGGAAATGGTTTTTTCCGCTTACACCGGCTACCCGGCGGAACGAGCGAAACAAGATTACCTGGAGTTCTTGGCCAACATCCCCGGACCCAAAGGAGTGCACCTGTGCGGCAACCCGGACTGGTCCTTCCTCTTTGACCTGGACCTGGACATTATCTCCGCCGATTTCCTCCAGTGGGGCCACGTCATCACCCGCTACGCCGGGGAATTCCGCCGCTTCTTAGACCGGGGCGGCATTATCAGTTGGGGGATCACCCCCACTTTGACGGAGGAGTTAGAGGAACTGGACACTACCGTACTGCTGGACAAATTGGAAGAGATGTTTCACTACTTAGAAAGCAAGGGCATCGACCGGCAGCAGCTCCTGCGCCAGTCCTGGCTGGCTCCCGCCCGCTGCTGCCTCATCAACTTGGACGGCTATGCCACCGTGGAACGTTCCTTTGCCTGGTTGAAAGAATTGTCAGCCAGACTGCGGGATACCTACGGGCTGGCATAAAAAAACGCCCCGCTGTTGGGGCGTTTTGCTTTACGGGTGTCCCGTCAAGTGGCGCAGGGGTAAAAGGACGGCGTACTCCTCCAGGGTCAAAACCGTCTCCCAGCGACCGGTAGCCTTGGCCACCCCGATAGCCAGCAGGAAGAAACCTACCACCAGCCCGCCGAAAAGCCATGGGCGCACCGGTCTCCTCCTCCACCAGCGCACTTCCAGGCAGCCCTCCACCGGGCACGCCGCCACGCAGTCCAAGCAGCCGGTACATTCCGGGGACCTGACCGCTTGTTGGCCTGATACCTTTATGTCATAGGTACAAGCCCGGTCGCACTTGCCGCAGTGGATACAGCGCTCCCCATCCCGGTGAACCGCGGCTGGGCTGAACCAGCTGATGATGCCCAATAGGGCCCCGTAGGGGCAGAGAAACCGGCACCAGAAGTTCTTGATGAACAAGGACAGGATCAATAGAACCAGCAGCACTTTCGCCGTCAAAGGGCTTATACTTAAGAAAAAGTCCAGCATTTTAGCGTCGGCAATTTTGTAATAGGGACTGTTGATGAAACCCACTAAAGCCATCACCGGCATGTCGATGATAATAATTTTCACAAAAAAGAGCAGCAGCAAGTACTTGAGACCCAAGAGCGGGTAAGCCAACCACCGGGGTAGCCGCCACTGGGGCACGAACTGTTCCCCCACCCGGTGCACCCCTTCACAAATGGTCCCAATGGGACAGATCCAGCTGCAGAATGCTTTGCGAAACAACAAGGCTGTCAAAAGGACCGTGATGAAAATAGACAAGGCCGCCGGGTGAATGGGATCAAAAAAGCCCGTGGTCAACCACAACTTAAATGACACCAGTGCCCCGATGGGTAGGAAAGCTTCCACGATGGGAGGCCGGGGATGGAAGGGAGCCGTCCCCAGGGTGTCAAAATGCTGCACAAACAGGTAAAAACGATAACCGGCTGCTAAGAGAATAAGCCCCAGGCTAACCTGGACGGCATTGCGCACCAGCCTGAGCTGCCGCCTGTCCCAATCCTTTAACCTTTGCATGACCAAACCTCCTGCCGTTCTTACATAGCTCAGGCTCATTATAGACCACTTTTTTCCCGCAAGCTGTGTCCTGGATCACAGCCGGCGGGTTTCGGACAGGCCGGCGTCACCCGCCGGGCACACCACAGCCGGCGTCATCACCAGGTAATGCCGTAGCGCCGCATCTTCCGCAGCAGGGTGGTGCGATGTACCCCCAGGGCCCGGGCGCAGGTCTCCGGATCACCGTATTTCTTCAGGCTCCGGGTGAGAAATTCTTTTTCAAAACGGCTGACGGCTTGATTTAAACTGCCGTTTTCCCAGATATCAACCGGTTCCCACAAGGCGCCGCTTCCGGCCAGCTCCGTTTCCACTTGCCGGGGAGTAATCTGGACGGAGTCATAAAGGACGACGAGGCGTTCAATCACGTTCTTCAATTCCCGGATGTTGCCCGGCCATCCGTAATGGCGCAGCACCCGCAGCGCCTCCGGGGAAAATGTTTTGCCGGTCTTGTACTGCCCGTTGGCCTTTTCTAAAAAATAGCCGCTTAGGGCCTCAATATCCTCTACCCGGTCCCGCAAGGGAGGAATATGAATATGAAACACATTAAGGCGGTAAAAGAGATCGCGACGAAAAGTGCCCTCCCTGACCATTTGGGCCAGGTTCCTGTTGGTAGCAGCAATCACCCGCACATCCACTCTTTCGGCCCGGTGGCCTCCCAGGGGAATGATCTCTTTTTGCTCCAAGAGCCTTAGCAGTTTGACCTGGGAACCAAAGGGCAATTCCCCTATTTCATCTAAAAAGAGGGTGCCTCCGGCGGCGGTTTTCACCAACCCCGCCTTTCCCTTGGGATCCGCTCCGGTATAGGCACCCCCGGTATATCCAAACAATTGGGACTCCACCAGGTTTTCCGGCATCGCCCCCAGGTTAACCACCACAAAGGGCCCGTCTTTCCGCGGGCTCAACTCATGGATAGTGTGGGCGATTAACTCTTTCCCGACGCCGGATTCTCCCGTCACGATGACATTGGCCTCGCTGGCGGCGATCTTGGCCACCTTATCGACGACCTCTCCCATGACCGGGCTGTTAAAAACCATCTTTCCGAAGGTTCTATACTTGGGTTTGGCCGGGGACATGGCCCGCAGGCAATAACCATGTTCCTCCAGCAGCCGGACCAGAGTAATAACCATGGTAATTTTCCCGTCCTGGTTGTAGATGGGATTGCCGGTAACCAAGAGCTTCTTATTACTCCGCAGCAGCTGCTGGACAGTGGTCACCGGCTTTTTCTGCTCCAAAACCCTTAACGTCACTGACGGTCTAAAAAAGATGTTCTCCAATTCCCTCATGTGCCTACCCTTGACGTCCACCAGGGATATTCCCGTCAAATGCTCGTATTCTTTATTGACCCCTAAAGTATAAGCCTCGCCGTTGGTGAAATACATAGCCATGACCGGGTCGCTGCCGCCCTGTCCCTGCCCATGCGGAGCCAGATCCATCTTGTCCACCCCCTACCGCCTGCCCCAAATAAGTTTCGCCTTTGTCCACCACCGGGAAACACTTGGTAATCCCATCATAGCACCGGGTTTGCAGCCTTGTCAATTTAACTGTCCGAATATTCTTGCATAATGCAAGTTTGCTCTCCCGCTGTGCAAAAGTGCACAGGAGACGACGTAACCAGGCGCCCTTGCCGTGCCGGTTCCGGCCGCAAAGTTAAGCTTTCCCCGGGTTCCGGGCTCAGGCACGGCTTTTGCTATGTCCGGGTGAAAAACAGCAAGGAGGCATGCCCCATGTTGACAGCTCAGGAGTACTTGGAAAGCTTACGCCGATTAAAACCGGCGGTCTACCTGTTTGGCGAAAAGGTCGAGAATGTGGTAGACCATCCCATGATCCGGCCTTCCATTAACGCGGTAGCCAAAACCTACGAACTGGCGCAACAGCCGGAATACGAAGAACTAATGACGGTCGTTTCCAACCTCACCGGCAAACAAATCAACCGGTTTACCCACCTGCATCAAAGCACGGAAGACCTGGTCAAAAAAGTAAAAATGCTCCGGCTCATGGGACAAAAAACCGCTTCCTGTTTCCAGCGCTGCGTCGGCTTCGACGCTTTCAACGCCGTAGACAGCGTTACCAGGGAGATGGACGATCACTTGGGCACCGGTTATCACCGGCGTTTTCGCGCCTTCCTGCAATACGTGCAAGAACAAGACCTGGTGGTTGACGGCGCCATGACCGATCCCAAGGGGGACCGGAGCAAAAGACCCTCCCAGCAGGAAGATCCCGACTTGTACTTGCATGTGGTGGACCGGAATGACCGGGGCATTGTGGTGCGCGGCGCCAAAGTGCACCAGACCGGCGCTCTCAGTTCCCATGAGATCTTGGTCATGCCCACCGGAGCCATGCGGGAAGAAGACAGAGACTATGCGGTCTCCTTTGCCGTCCCCGCCGACAGCCCCGGCATCATCTATATCTACGGCCGGCAATCCTCGGATACGCGGAAGCTGGAAGGCGGCACCATCGACGTGGGAAACTGCCGCTACGGCGGCCATGAGTGCATGGTGGTTTTTGACGAGGTCTTTGTACCCTGGGAGAGAGTTTTCATGTGC includes the following:
- a CDS encoding 4Fe-4S binding protein: MQRLKDWDRRQLRLVRNAVQVSLGLILLAAGYRFYLFVQHFDTLGTAPFHPRPPIVEAFLPIGALVSFKLWLTTGFFDPIHPAALSIFITVLLTALLFRKAFCSWICPIGTICEGVHRVGEQFVPQWRLPRWLAYPLLGLKYLLLLFFVKIIIIDMPVMALVGFINSPYYKIADAKMLDFFLSISPLTAKVLLVLLILSLFIKNFWCRFLCPYGALLGIISWFSPAAVHRDGERCIHCGKCDRACTYDIKVSGQQAVRSPECTGCLDCVAACPVEGCLEVRWWRRRPVRPWLFGGLVVGFFLLAIGVAKATGRWETVLTLEEYAVLLPLRHLTGHP
- a CDS encoding sigma 54-interacting transcriptional regulator: MDLAPHGQGQGGSDPVMAMYFTNGEAYTLGVNKEYEHLTGISLVDVKGRHMRELENIFFRPSVTLRVLEQKKPVTTVQQLLRSNKKLLVTGNPIYNQDGKITMVITLVRLLEEHGYCLRAMSPAKPKYRTFGKMVFNSPVMGEVVDKVAKIAASEANVIVTGESGVGKELIAHTIHELSPRKDGPFVVVNLGAMPENLVESQLFGYTGGAYTGADPKGKAGLVKTAAGGTLFLDEIGELPFGSQVKLLRLLEQKEIIPLGGHRAERVDVRVIAATNRNLAQMVREGTFRRDLFYRLNVFHIHIPPLRDRVEDIEALSGYFLEKANGQYKTGKTFSPEALRVLRHYGWPGNIRELKNVIERLVVLYDSVQITPRQVETELAGSGALWEPVDIWENGSLNQAVSRFEKEFLTRSLKKYGDPETCARALGVHRTTLLRKMRRYGITW
- a CDS encoding 4-hydroxybutyryl-CoA dehydratase, which encodes MLTAQEYLESLRRLKPAVYLFGEKVENVVDHPMIRPSINAVAKTYELAQQPEYEELMTVVSNLTGKQINRFTHLHQSTEDLVKKVKMLRLMGQKTASCFQRCVGFDAFNAVDSVTREMDDHLGTGYHRRFRAFLQYVQEQDLVVDGAMTDPKGDRSKRPSQQEDPDLYLHVVDRNDRGIVVRGAKVHQTGALSSHEILVMPTGAMREEDRDYAVSFAVPADSPGIIYIYGRQSSDTRKLEGGTIDVGNCRYGGHECMVVFDEVFVPWERVFMCGEYQFAGLMVERFAGYHRQSYGGCKVGVGDVLIGAAAQVAEYNGTAQASHIKEKLIEMIHLNETLYACGIACSCLGRPTASGTYLIDLLLANVCKQNVTRFPYEIARLAEDIAGGLMVTMPSEKDLRHPEVGKYVEKYLKGVSGVPTEHRLRMLRLIENITLGTAAVGYRTESMHGAGSPQAQRIMIARQSNLEHKKQLARILAGIEKE